Sequence from the Paeniglutamicibacter cryotolerans genome:
CGTCGACCTCGGCGAGGTGGCCGAGGATGACAACGGTGCTGTCCGCAAGACCAGCATCGACGAGATCATCGCCAAGGGCAACGCCATCATGAACCCGTACACGGTCGACGTGCGCAACGTCGCCTGGCACAGCGTCTACGAGGTCGGCCACCGCCTCACCGACCGGTTCGACGACGTACCTCTCGAGGAGATCGGCACCCGCAACCCGCGCGTCTTCATCACCGGCGATGCCTGCCACACGCACAGCGCGAAGGCCGGACAGGGCATGAACGTCTCCATGCAGGACGGATTCAACATCGCCTGGAAGCTGGGCCACGTGCTCGAGGGCCGCAGCCCCGAGTCGCTGCTCGCCACCTACTCGGCCGAACGACAGGTCATCGCGAAGAACCTGATCGACTTCGACAAGGAATGGTCGACGCTGATGGCCAAGAAGCCCGAGGACTTCGAAAACCCCTCGGACCTCGAGGACTTCTACGTGCGCACCGCCGAGTTCCCGGCAGGCTTCATGACCGAGTACACTCCCTCGATGCTCACCAACACCGCCACGCACCAGGACCTGGCCACCGGGTTCCCGGTCGGCAAGCGTTTCAAGTCCGAGCGCGCCGTGCGCGTGTGCGATGCCAATCCGCTGCACCTGGGCCACCAGGCAACGGCAGACGGCCGCTGGCGCATCTACGTCTTCGCCGACCAGGCCGCTGCCGGTGAGGCATCGAAGACAGCCGACTTCGCGCAGTGGCTCGCCACCGCATCGGACTCGCCGCTGGCTGCAACGCCCGCGGGCCTGGACTCCGACGCCTGGTTCGACACGAAGGTGATCTACCAGCAGAAGCACGAGGACATCAGCCTCATGGAGGTCCCCGCCGTCTTCAAGCCGCAGGTCGGCCCGTTCAAGCTCGACTACCTGGAGAAGGTCTACGGCGTGGATCCGAAGTCGGACATCTTCGACGCCCGCGGCCTGTCCCGCGACGGCGTCATCGTCGTGGTCCGCCCGGACCAGTACGTGGCGAACGTGCTGCCGCTGACCGCAACCGACGAGCTGGCTGCATTCTTCGCACCACTGCTGAGCGGCTTGCAGGCCAAGTAGCACCACCCAATCGGGCCGCGGACCGCGTAAAGAGGTGAGGGGATCCGTTCATGTGAACGGATCCCCTCATTTGCTTAAGTTCAACGCGGTCGGCGGAAACTTCTCAGTCCGGGCTTTGGCGCCGCACCATCTCGTTGATCCAGATCGGAGCGAACGGAGAGGTGCAGTTCGGTGGCGTCGGATAGTCCTTGAGCACCTCGAGGCGTTCGCCGATGTCGATGGCCCGGCCGCGGAGTGCGGGGTGGTTGATGCCGATCTGGCCCAACACGTTGTTCATCCCCCACTGCAGGCGCTCCGGCGCCTGCTTCATGTCGGCCTCAATGGTGCCGAGCAGCCCCGGAAGGTCAAGGCCCTCCGGCTTCTTCACCACCCGATCGGCCGTCAGCTCCCACGCGGCGCTGGCCACCACGGGATCCGGGTCGGCCATCCAGGCCAGGCGCAGCTCCTCCGCATGGGGGCCCTTCTTGACCACGTAGCTCACCAGCCAGCCGTGCACCTTGGGTACCCGTGACTCGCGCAGCATGGCATCCAGCTCGTCGGGCGTGAATTCCTTCGGGCGGCAGATCAACAGCGCCAACAGCCG
This genomic interval carries:
- a CDS encoding FAD-binding monooxygenase — encoded protein: MHFHHHGYVSTDPRVQPAAGTGIDRPAELPDEVDVLIVGSGPAGMLAAAQLAQFPGITTRIIERREGRLAIGQADGIQARSVETFQAFGFADRIISEAYRITEMAFWRPDTENPTHIVRGGRALDDESGISEFPHLIVNQARVLDYFAEVAENSASRLTPDYGWDFQTLEVTDEGDFPVKVTLKRSAGPDEGTERIVHAKYVIGCDGARSKVRTSIGATLAGVTANHAWGVMDVLANSDFPDIRLKCAIQSHDGGSILHIPREGGHLFRMYVDLGEVAEDDNGAVRKTSIDEIIAKGNAIMNPYTVDVRNVAWHSVYEVGHRLTDRFDDVPLEEIGTRNPRVFITGDACHTHSAKAGQGMNVSMQDGFNIAWKLGHVLEGRSPESLLATYSAERQVIAKNLIDFDKEWSTLMAKKPEDFENPSDLEDFYVRTAEFPAGFMTEYTPSMLTNTATHQDLATGFPVGKRFKSERAVRVCDANPLHLGHQATADGRWRIYVFADQAAAGEASKTADFAQWLATASDSPLAATPAGLDSDAWFDTKVIYQQKHEDISLMEVPAVFKPQVGPFKLDYLEKVYGVDPKSDIFDARGLSRDGVIVVVRPDQYVANVLPLTATDELAAFFAPLLSGLQAK
- a CDS encoding DNA alkylation repair protein, encoding MPETTMADVMAELAALEDPKSRAINERHGDDHGVNLAKLRAVAKRLKTQQDLARDLWATGDTAARLLALLICRPKEFTPDELDAMLRESRVPKVHGWLVSYVVKKGPHAEELRLAWMADPDPVVASAAWELTADRVVKKPEGLDLPGLLGTIEADMKQAPERLQWGMNNVLGQIGINHPALRGRAIDIGERLEVLKDYPTPPNCTSPFAPIWINEMVRRQSPD